AAATCAATAGAGAGATCTATATCATGAATAGCTAGATCCAGCACAACCCCCACATCCGATATCCTCGCCACGAATGGTCCAACCCTTCTCGATGTGATTGAGATGATATTTCCAAGCACTCCTTCAGCTATTGCGTTTTTCAGCTCCTGATAGGCAGGATTGAATCTCTCTATATGTCCCACCATTACCTTTTCTAGAATAGATTTTGGATATTTTCCTGCAAGCTCTTTTGCTTTCTGAACGTCATCGCCTAGAGGTTTTTCCACGAATATATATTCTATTCCGCTCTCAATGAGCTTTTCCAAAATTTCCAAATGTGTAAATGTTGGGGAAGCTACAACGGGAATAACATCGTTTCCTTCGCTCCTAATAGCCTCATCTATATCCTTGTAAAACCTCACTCCAAATTTTGAGGAGACCATCTTTGCCTTCTGCTCATCTGGCTCCACAATAAACGATAGAGAGTGGCCGAATTTTGGAGCAATTTCATTGAGAACTCTAGCGTGTGCCTGACCCATATATCCAGCTCCTATAATTCCCAGCTTCATAAACGTTCCCCAATTGGGTATGAGGAGCTCAGTTAATATTTTTAATTAGCAAACTTATTCAGTTTAATTTACTGAATGTGAAAAAGGGTTCAGCTATGGAGAAAGCAACATTAACGGAGGGAGAAAGAAAGCTGCTTGCGGTTTTGATAAATTTAGGTAAAGATGTTGAAGTGAATTTCCTTTCCGAACTAACTGGCTTCCCCTCATCTACCGTAAATGCTTTAATAGAGCTCCTAAAATCAAAAGGACTGATTAGAGAGGAAGTATCGTATACTCTAAACTACAGACTTACAAATGAAGGAAAAGAGGCTTTGGAGAACGGATTGCCGGAAGAAAAGTTAACATCAGTCCTTCTAAATTCCGGCCCTCTTTCTATACCTGAGCTAGAAAATCGCTTGGGAAGAAAGCTTCTTCAAATAGCCCTTGGTGCTGCTAGAAAGAGAGGAGTAGTTGAAGTGAAGGAAGGAAAAGCATATCTAGTCAAGGAAAGACTCAACGAGATCACCATTGATAGGGAAGTTCTCAAGAGGATTGGAAGGGGCGAAGCTCTGGAAAAAGAGCTAGAAAGCAGGCTGGAAACTCTGATGAGAAGAGGATTGATCGAGAAAGAACTTAGGAAAGTGAGAAAAGTTAGGGCGGAAATGCCTGCAGCTAAAACAGCTATTGAAACTCAATCGGAAGTATTGGTAAAAATGACATCGCAGGATTTGACCAGTGGAAGATGGAGGGAGGCCTACATAAAGGAGTACAATGTTGAAGCACTTCCTCCAAGACAGCATCCCGGCATTCCAAGCTTCTACATGCTATTTATTGAGAGAATAAAAGATATACTAAAATCCCTCGGATTCCGTGAAGTTGTAGGGCCAATTGTGGAGACTGAGTTCTGGAACTTCGATGTTCTATTTCAAGCCCAAGACCATCCCTCCAGAGAAATACATGATACATTCTGGATAGACCTAGACAACGAAAACTTATATGCTGATAAAAATTTAGTCGAGAGGGCTAGGACAGTACATGAGAGCGGAGGGAAGAGCGGAAGCAAGGGCTGGAGGTACAAGTGGAAGCAGGAAAATGCTGCTAGACTCATACTCAGAACGCAGATGACTGCTGTATCTGCGAGAACCCTAGCATCTAAACCTGAGCCACCATTTAGATTTTTTTCCATAGGAAAGGTCTTTAGACCGGATCTCATTGACTCAAGACATCTCCCAGAATTCTATCAGCTTGATGCAATAATTGGAGATAGAGACATGAACTTCTCTTTTCTGCTCGGCGCGATAGTGGAGTTCTTCGAGGAAATGGGCTTGAAGGAAGTTAGATTTAAGCCAGCTTATTTTCCTTTCACGGAGCCCAGCGTAGAAGGATATATAAAAATCGAACCACTGGGTTGGGTTGAAGTTTTTGGAGCTGGTTTATTCAGACCAGAAGTTTTGGAAATCTTAGATGTCAATGTTCCGGTGGGAGCCTGGGGTATGGGCCTCGACAGACTAGCAATGGCCTTGCTCAACATAGATGATATAAGAAAACTGTACTCAAGAGATGTCTTGCTGCTGAGAGAAGCTCTCTCAAAAAGAATTGAATCGCTAATTTGAGGTGATTCCAATTGCCAGTTCTATACTTAAACCCCGAAAGATTGATAAGCTTCATAGGAGACAGAGGAATAGCTTTAGAAAAACTCAACGAAATTCTCTTCTCTCTGAAATCTGAATCAAGTCTTACAGCGGATGGATTGCTTGAAGTTGAAGTCAACAGCGACAGGCCAGATCTCTTTATCAGCGAGGGCATCGCAAGAGCGGTAAAAGGATTGATTGGGTACGAGAAGGGGTTGTTCCAGCCAAGGATACAGGATTCGAGTTACATGCTGAAGGTTGATGAGGTTCCAAGTAGACCTTTTATAGCTATAGGGATTGTGAGGGGAGTTGAGCTAGGAGAGGAAGGTCTTAAAGAGCTTATTCAGTTTCAAGAAAAACTGCATATAACCATAGGAAGGAACAGAAGAAAGATGGCTATTGGGATTCACGATCTCAGAAAGATTCCGAGCCAGGATCTGAGATACACAATGGTAACGCTCGAGCATGAAATGTTCCCCCTTGGTATAAGAGAGAAGAAAAAGATAAGGGAGGTTCTATCGGGAACTCCTCAAGGTAGAAGCTATGGAGAAATATCATTGATAGGAGGAGCCCATCCTGCTATTTTCTCTGGCGATGAAATCATAAGTCTCCCTCCTGTGATTAATTCTGAAATCACCAGAATTGAGCCTGATACAAAAGATCTGCTAATTGATGTAACAGGTATCGATGAGGAGACTGTTCTGAAGACCCTCGATCTAATTACAAGCATTTTGAATGAAAAAACGGGGAGTATTATAGAAAGAGTGCATGTATTGAAGCCAAATGGAGAAAGGAGGAAAGATCCCCTCTTGAACAAAATCCAGCTAGCTCTGGAGAAAGATTATGCGGAAAAAGTTCTGGGACTAAAGCTTGATGAAAAGGAGATAGCTGATCTATTGGAGAGAATGAGATTGGGTGTGGAGAAAGCTGAAGATTTTCTGTTCAGAGTCACAGTGCCTGAATATAGATCTGATATTCTGCATCCAGTCGATCTCGTTGAGGATATTGCAATGGCATATGGATATAGCAGAATAGTTCCCATGAGACCGAGCTTTTCCACAGAGGGCTCACTTGAGAGATTTTCGAGGATTTCGAGAATTCTAAGGATGTATGCTGTGGGTCTCGGCTTTCAGGAAGTTTCCGGTTTTGTATTGACAGGTGACGAAGCAAATCTTTTTCTAAGGAAAGGAGAAAGAATAATGAGAATAAAAAACCCTGTTTCAGAAAATATGAAGTTTGTCAGACCAACCAACATAATTTCTCTTCTCCTAGTTCTCAGGGAAAATCAGCATGTTGAATTGCCGCTGAAAATCTTTGAAATTGGAGAAAATGTCGTTATTGGTGGAAGCAGAATATTGCAGAGAAGGACTATTGCTCTTGCAATAATGAAAGATGAGCTGAGCTTTGAAGAAATTCAAGCCCCAATATATTCCATTCTATCGAATTTCAGTAAAGATGTTGTTTTCAGAAGAGATAGCATTGATTATTTGCTTCAGGGAAGAACAGCTAAAGTCAGTGTTGAGGGCATTCCTGTTGGGATCCTGGGAGAAGTTCATCCACAAATTTTGACCGAAATGGGAATAAAATATCCGGTAGGAGTAGGAGAATTGGATTTGAGCTCTCTCTCCAGCTTGATCGAGAGAAAGAGAACTGCTTAGAGGTAAAAATTTTTGCAAGCAATTGGAGAGGAATAAAAAATGGTCGATGTAAAGGCTTTTGCTGATGGAAAGCCAAAAACAAGAAGAATATATTTAGAAGATTCATATATAAAGAAATTAGAAACTAGTGTTATTGCAGGAATTTGCGAGAGAGGAAGGAAGTGCTATGTTATTCTTGAAGAAACCATATTTCATCCCCAAGGGGGAGGTCAGCCCAGTGATGCTGGGGAGATCACGGGAGAAAATTTCAAGCTATCCGTGAAAAAGGTACTTGATGTGAATGATGTTCTCATTCACTATGGAATTTTGGAGCAAGGAGAGCTCATGCACGCTGGAGAGAGAGTTGAACTAAGCATCGATTGGAATAGAAGGTACAGTATAATGAAAGCACATACAGCAGGACACATACTCGATTATGCCGTCAACGCTGTTATGAGAAAGTATGTAGAAACAATATCAGCAAGTCACTCACCAGAAGGCGCTTATGTAGTATATAAGATAGAGAATGATGATCCTTTGGACCTAGAGAAAGTGGAGTTGGTGGCAAATGAGGCTGCTAGAGCATGCAGAGCAGTGAGAGTTGTGTACATTTCAAGAGAGGAGCTGTTCTCAAAGCTAAATAATGTTCCAAATTTGGAGAGGCTTCCAGTCCTCAGCTCCTATAGAATTATCTCAATAGATGGAATCAACTCGATACCTTGTTCTGGCACACATGTTATGAACACTTGTGAAATTAATGAAATTGAAGTCCTTGGA
The Fervidicoccaceae archaeon genome window above contains:
- a CDS encoding alanyl-tRNA editing protein — translated: MVDVKAFADGKPKTRRIYLEDSYIKKLETSVIAGICERGRKCYVILEETIFHPQGGGQPSDAGEITGENFKLSVKKVLDVNDVLIHYGILEQGELMHAGERVELSIDWNRRYSIMKAHTAGHILDYAVNAVMRKYVETISASHSPEGAYVVYKIENDDPLDLEKVELVANEAARACRAVRVVYISREELFSKLNNVPNLERLPVLSSYRIISIDGINSIPCSGTHVMNTCEINEIEVLGKEKVQGGIALHYKVV
- the pheT gene encoding phenylalanine--tRNA ligase subunit beta — protein: MPVLYLNPERLISFIGDRGIALEKLNEILFSLKSESSLTADGLLEVEVNSDRPDLFISEGIARAVKGLIGYEKGLFQPRIQDSSYMLKVDEVPSRPFIAIGIVRGVELGEEGLKELIQFQEKLHITIGRNRRKMAIGIHDLRKIPSQDLRYTMVTLEHEMFPLGIREKKKIREVLSGTPQGRSYGEISLIGGAHPAIFSGDEIISLPPVINSEITRIEPDTKDLLIDVTGIDEETVLKTLDLITSILNEKTGSIIERVHVLKPNGERRKDPLLNKIQLALEKDYAEKVLGLKLDEKEIADLLERMRLGVEKAEDFLFRVTVPEYRSDILHPVDLVEDIAMAYGYSRIVPMRPSFSTEGSLERFSRISRILRMYAVGLGFQEVSGFVLTGDEANLFLRKGERIMRIKNPVSENMKFVRPTNIISLLLVLRENQHVELPLKIFEIGENVVIGGSRILQRRTIALAIMKDELSFEEIQAPIYSILSNFSKDVVFRRDSIDYLLQGRTAKVSVEGIPVGILGEVHPQILTEMGIKYPVGVGELDLSSLSSLIERKRTA
- a CDS encoding Gfo/Idh/MocA family oxidoreductase, whose translation is MKLGIIGAGYMGQAHARVLNEIAPKFGHSLSFIVEPDEQKAKMVSSKFGVRFYKDIDEAIRSEGNDVIPVVASPTFTHLEILEKLIESGIEYIFVEKPLGDDVQKAKELAGKYPKSILEKVMVGHIERFNPAYQELKNAIAEGVLGNIISITSRRVGPFVARISDVGVVLDLAIHDIDLSIDLAGKTPEKVYSFYYYRYSKDHEDSCFILLDYDTHIHSIEANRVTPYKERKAIITGTNGVAQLDFMQQSLEVYTGKWKMERMIQKREPLTIEDEAFLSSVASGSRVPITFFDGLKNLEIAHKALENGKNKRKSQE
- a CDS encoding phenylalanine--tRNA ligase subunit alpha; this translates as MEKATLTEGERKLLAVLINLGKDVEVNFLSELTGFPSSTVNALIELLKSKGLIREEVSYTLNYRLTNEGKEALENGLPEEKLTSVLLNSGPLSIPELENRLGRKLLQIALGAARKRGVVEVKEGKAYLVKERLNEITIDREVLKRIGRGEALEKELESRLETLMRRGLIEKELRKVRKVRAEMPAAKTAIETQSEVLVKMTSQDLTSGRWREAYIKEYNVEALPPRQHPGIPSFYMLFIERIKDILKSLGFREVVGPIVETEFWNFDVLFQAQDHPSREIHDTFWIDLDNENLYADKNLVERARTVHESGGKSGSKGWRYKWKQENAARLILRTQMTAVSARTLASKPEPPFRFFSIGKVFRPDLIDSRHLPEFYQLDAIIGDRDMNFSFLLGAIVEFFEEMGLKEVRFKPAYFPFTEPSVEGYIKIEPLGWVEVFGAGLFRPEVLEILDVNVPVGAWGMGLDRLAMALLNIDDIRKLYSRDVLLLREALSKRIESLI